A single region of the Hyphomonas adhaerens MHS-3 genome encodes:
- a CDS encoding phosphocholine-specific phospholipase C, protein MTTDRREFLRIMGVSAAAGAAANTFPSAIAEALQTPAANETGTIRDVKHVVILMQENRSFDHYFGTLRGVRGFGDRYTVPMESGKPVWFQSDGQKDIPPFHLDTKTTDAIAHPGTPHSFSDSQAAWNQGKFGYWPKYKNPYSMGYFKREDVPFQFALAEAFTICDAYHCSITTGTDPNRIVFWSGSNHDPDLRARGINGTEADSEPNNLRCWIEGALPEPGYTYQGSALPWQTIPDVLEDAGVSWRIYQNTNDNWTGAMHGGLAFKSFREAQPGSPLYEKGMTDYSLERFAADVQAGTLPEVSWILPPKNWSEHPSASTPLQGAEYTSRILQALTSKPEVWSRTVFFQMFDENDGLFDHLPPAAPPSYTADGELAGKSTIDLKGFYFSDPEKRLLDDSDTISGSVRPWGLGARVPLYVVSPWSRGGWVNSQVADHTSVGMFLEQRFGLTVPAISPWHRAVCSDLTSCFDFKTPNEPVFPDLPSAEGSQKAVLAQIHRKRIEPPAEPQSLSQEPGSRPSRALPYALDVTASADPDAISLKFANTGKAGAVFHVYDKRHLDRIPRRYTVEAGKAISDVWDLEADEGQYDLWVLGPNGFLRTFRGDASKEIETSARMTLRTGIVTLFMKNTGRTKQELSIDAGVYDGSEPVRVTVGAGRTLKREFDTSASNAWYDITVSAEGFERRLAGRIETGRDGFSDPAMGA, encoded by the coding sequence ATGACGACCGACCGCCGCGAGTTCCTTCGCATCATGGGGGTCAGCGCCGCTGCGGGCGCTGCCGCAAACACCTTTCCCAGTGCGATCGCCGAGGCGCTGCAAACGCCCGCCGCCAATGAGACGGGCACGATCAGGGATGTGAAACACGTCGTCATCCTGATGCAGGAGAACCGCTCGTTCGATCATTATTTCGGAACGCTTCGCGGGGTTCGCGGCTTTGGCGACCGGTACACCGTTCCCATGGAAAGCGGCAAGCCGGTCTGGTTCCAGTCGGACGGGCAAAAGGACATTCCGCCCTTCCACCTCGATACAAAGACAACGGATGCCATCGCCCACCCGGGCACGCCGCACTCCTTCAGCGACTCGCAGGCCGCGTGGAACCAGGGAAAGTTCGGCTATTGGCCGAAATACAAGAACCCTTACTCGATGGGGTATTTCAAGCGTGAGGACGTGCCGTTCCAGTTTGCATTGGCCGAGGCTTTCACGATCTGCGATGCCTATCACTGCTCGATCACGACAGGCACAGATCCCAACCGCATCGTGTTCTGGTCCGGCTCCAACCATGACCCTGACCTGCGTGCGCGGGGGATCAACGGCACGGAAGCCGACAGCGAGCCAAACAATTTGCGGTGCTGGATCGAAGGCGCCTTGCCGGAACCGGGTTACACTTATCAGGGCTCGGCCTTGCCATGGCAGACCATTCCGGACGTTCTGGAAGACGCTGGCGTGTCATGGCGGATTTACCAGAACACCAACGACAACTGGACCGGCGCCATGCATGGCGGGCTTGCTTTCAAGAGCTTCCGCGAAGCCCAGCCCGGCTCGCCGCTCTACGAAAAAGGCATGACGGACTATTCGCTGGAGCGCTTCGCGGCCGATGTGCAGGCGGGCACGCTGCCCGAGGTGTCCTGGATCCTGCCGCCGAAAAACTGGTCCGAGCATCCGAGCGCATCGACGCCGCTGCAGGGCGCCGAGTATACATCGCGTATCCTGCAGGCGCTGACGTCCAAACCGGAGGTCTGGAGCCGCACGGTCTTCTTCCAGATGTTCGATGAGAATGACGGCCTGTTCGATCACCTGCCGCCGGCGGCGCCGCCATCCTACACGGCGGATGGCGAACTGGCCGGCAAGTCGACCATCGATCTGAAGGGCTTCTACTTCTCAGATCCGGAGAAGCGGTTGCTGGATGATTCCGACACGATCAGCGGCAGCGTCCGTCCCTGGGGGCTCGGGGCGCGTGTGCCGCTCTATGTCGTGTCGCCTTGGAGCCGCGGCGGCTGGGTGAACAGCCAGGTCGCCGATCACACATCGGTCGGCATGTTCCTGGAACAGCGGTTCGGCTTGACCGTGCCCGCGATCAGCCCGTGGCACCGCGCCGTCTGCAGCGACCTGACGTCCTGCTTCGACTTCAAGACGCCGAACGAACCGGTGTTTCCGGATCTTCCCTCTGCCGAAGGATCGCAGAAGGCCGTGCTGGCCCAGATCCACCGCAAGCGGATCGAGCCGCCGGCCGAGCCCCAGAGCCTGTCGCAGGAGCCGGGATCGCGGCCGTCGCGCGCCTTGCCATACGCGCTGGACGTGACGGCCAGTGCCGATCCGGATGCGATCTCGCTGAAGTTCGCCAATACGGGAAAGGCAGGCGCGGTCTTCCACGTCTACGACAAGCGGCATCTCGACCGCATTCCGCGCCGCTACACGGTCGAGGCGGGGAAGGCGATATCGGATGTGTGGGATCTGGAAGCCGATGAAGGCCAGTATGATCTGTGGGTGCTGGGGCCGAATGGCTTCCTGCGTACCTTCCGCGGCGATGCGTCGAAAGAGATCGAAACCTCAGCTAGAATGACTCTGCGCACCGGCATCGTGACCCTTTTCATGAAGAATACGGGCAGGACGAAGCAGGAATTGTCCATCGATGCGGGCGTCTATGACGGCTCGGAACCGGTCAGGGTGACCGTCGGTGCCGGCCGGACGCTGAAGCGGGAATTCGACACCAGCGCCAGTAATGCCTGGTACGATATCACCGTGTCGGCCGAAGGCTTCGAACGGCGCCTCGCCGGGCGGATCGAAACCGGCCGCGATGGCTTCAGCGATCCGGCGATGGGCGCTTAG
- a CDS encoding PAS domain-containing protein — MNDRSIHPNTRVLLDAWRRMNANNASGAIESPRVEDHPGLIDRLFVLENKRDGAWLFRTAGGSLTELMGRPLVDHDFLNLWSGPDKPMMSAFLDAVQMDGAPGVIRGRGETMTGQRVELELTIMPLAKQTERPASNRLLGLYQTLGGEPMLKGRPVWRHRVSMLVPPDTRVSEPRVKLVASNA, encoded by the coding sequence ATGAATGACCGGTCCATTCATCCCAACACCAGAGTCCTGCTGGACGCCTGGCGCCGCATGAACGCCAACAACGCTTCCGGCGCAATTGAATCGCCACGTGTCGAAGACCATCCCGGTCTGATCGATCGCCTCTTCGTTCTTGAAAACAAGCGCGACGGCGCCTGGCTGTTCCGCACCGCCGGCGGATCGCTCACTGAGCTGATGGGCCGGCCGCTCGTGGACCATGATTTCCTCAACCTCTGGAGCGGGCCGGACAAACCGATGATGTCCGCCTTCCTCGATGCGGTTCAGATGGACGGCGCCCCCGGCGTGATCCGCGGCCGCGGTGAAACCATGACCGGCCAGCGCGTCGAACTGGAACTCACCATCATGCCGCTGGCAAAGCAGACCGAACGGCCGGCCAGCAATCGTCTGCTCGGCCTCTACCAGACCCTCGGCGGTGAACCCATGCTGAAGGGCCGGCCTGTCTGGCGCCATCGCGTCTCGATGCTCGTGCCGCCAGACACCCGTGTCAGCGAACCCCGCGTGAAGCTGGTCGCCTCAAACGCCTAA